One Stenotrophomonas sp. SAU14A_NAIMI4_5 DNA segment encodes these proteins:
- a CDS encoding bacterioferritin-associated ferredoxin encodes MYVCICNGVTDHQIREAASHGVTTVGELTMRTGCGATCGSCLDMAGDLLAKALATHDLPLPVLGLQAA; translated from the coding sequence GTGTACGTCTGCATCTGCAACGGAGTCACCGACCACCAGATCCGCGAGGCCGCCAGCCATGGCGTCACCACGGTGGGCGAGCTGACCATGCGTACCGGTTGCGGCGCGACCTGCGGTTCCTGCCTGGACATGGCCGGCGATCTGCTGGCCAAGGCACTGGCCACCCACGACCTGCCGCTGCCCGTTCTCGGCCTGCAGGCTGCCTGA
- a CDS encoding RNA pyrophosphohydrolase, with amino-acid sequence MIDPDGYRPNVGIVLMRQDGQVFWARRVRRDGWQFPQGGMNTDETPVEAMYRELQEETGLLPEHVEVLGATPGWLRYKLPARAIRRNERQVCIGQKQVWFLLRLTGDESHVRLDHTDSPEFDNWRWVDFWYPVEHVVMFKRGVYARALRHLAPLARGVAGQGVTAMPKTAAEAWMPGNTAGHDRPRKRPRSKGYWPRKVQGDGPSG; translated from the coding sequence GTGATCGATCCGGACGGCTATCGACCGAACGTCGGCATCGTGCTGATGCGGCAGGACGGGCAGGTGTTCTGGGCACGACGTGTGCGCCGGGATGGCTGGCAGTTCCCGCAGGGTGGCATGAACACCGACGAGACCCCGGTCGAGGCCATGTATCGTGAATTGCAGGAAGAGACCGGCCTGCTGCCCGAGCACGTAGAAGTGCTGGGGGCGACACCGGGTTGGCTGCGCTACAAGCTGCCGGCCCGGGCCATCCGCCGTAACGAGCGGCAGGTCTGCATCGGCCAGAAGCAGGTCTGGTTCCTGCTGCGCCTCACCGGCGATGAATCGCATGTGCGGCTGGACCATACCGACTCGCCCGAGTTCGACAACTGGCGCTGGGTCGATTTCTGGTACCCGGTCGAGCACGTGGTGATGTTCAAGCGTGGGGTCTATGCGCGTGCCTTGCGCCACCTGGCGCCTCTGGCGCGCGGCGTGGCCGGGCAGGGCGTGACCGCCATGCCCAAGACCGCCGCCGAGGCCTGGATGCCGGGCAATACCGCAGGCCACGACCGCCCGCGCAAGCGCCCGCGCAGCAAGGGCTACTGGCCCCGCAAGGTGCAGGGCGACGGGCCTTCCGGCTGA
- the rpsI gene encoding 30S ribosomal protein S9, which translates to MAITQNYGTGRRKSSTARVFLRKGSGNITVNGRPLDEFFGRETARMIVRQPLELTKNTESFDILVTAAGGGTTGQAGAIRLGIARALVEYDETLKSELRKAGFMTRDAREVERKKVGLHKARRATQFSKR; encoded by the coding sequence ATGGCTATCACTCAAAACTACGGCACTGGCCGCCGCAAGTCCTCCACCGCTCGCGTTTTCCTGCGCAAGGGTTCGGGCAACATCACCGTCAATGGCCGTCCGCTGGACGAGTTCTTCGGTCGTGAGACCGCGCGCATGATCGTGCGCCAGCCGCTCGAGCTGACCAAGAACACCGAAAGCTTCGACATCCTGGTCACCGCCGCTGGCGGCGGCACCACCGGCCAGGCCGGTGCGATCCGTCTGGGCATCGCCCGTGCTCTGGTCGAGTACGACGAGACCCTGAAGTCCGAGCTGCGCAAGGCTGGCTTCATGACCCGTGACGCCCGTGAAGTCGAGCGTAAGAAGGTCGGTCTGCACAAGGCCCGCCGCGCCACCCAGTTCTCCAAGCGCTGA
- the rplM gene encoding 50S ribosomal protein L13 yields the protein MSTFTAKNETVQRDWYLVDAEGKTLGRLATELARRLRGKHKPVYTPHVDTGDYLVVINAEKIAVTGKKLQDKMYHRFTGYIGNLKTESLAQALERHPERVIEIAVKGMLPKGPLGRQMYRKLKVYAGTEHPHAAQQPQVLDI from the coding sequence ATGAGCACTTTCACTGCCAAGAACGAGACCGTCCAGCGCGACTGGTACCTCGTCGACGCCGAGGGCAAGACCCTGGGCCGTCTCGCCACCGAGCTGGCCCGCCGTCTGCGCGGCAAGCACAAGCCGGTCTACACCCCCCACGTTGATACCGGCGACTACCTGGTCGTCATCAATGCAGAAAAGATTGCCGTCACCGGCAAGAAGCTGCAGGACAAGATGTATCACCGTTTCACCGGTTACATCGGCAACCTGAAGACCGAATCCCTGGCACAGGCGCTGGAGCGCCACCCGGAGCGCGTGATCGAGATCGCCGTGAAGGGCATGCTGCCGAAGGGCCCGCTGGGTCGCCAGATGTACCGCAAGCTCAAGGTCTACGCCGGCACTGAGCATCCGCACGCCGCACAGCAGCCGCAGGTTCTGGATATCTAA
- the coq7 gene encoding 2-polyprenyl-3-methyl-6-methoxy-1,4-benzoquinone monooxygenase yields MTVLRQTTPLDHLLTEAQRALDTVFGNPPASRPYPAADTDEPGMDTAQRRHAAGLMRINHVGEVCAQGLYFGQAAVARDPSTREHLLEAAQEETDHLAWCATRLGELDSRPSLFNPLWYAGSYTIGTLAGLRGDGWNLGFVVETERQVEAHLDEHLVDLPAGDLRSRAVIRVMKEDEARHAEHAEQAGARRLPFPIPGAMALASKVMKHIAYRI; encoded by the coding sequence ATGACCGTGCTCCGCCAGACCACCCCGCTGGACCACCTGCTGACCGAGGCGCAGCGCGCCCTGGACACGGTGTTCGGCAACCCGCCGGCATCGCGCCCCTACCCGGCCGCCGATACCGATGAGCCGGGCATGGACACGGCACAGCGCCGCCACGCGGCGGGCCTGATGCGGATCAACCACGTCGGCGAGGTCTGCGCGCAGGGCCTGTACTTCGGCCAGGCCGCGGTCGCCCGCGACCCGTCCACCCGCGAGCACCTGCTGGAAGCGGCCCAGGAAGAGACCGACCACCTGGCCTGGTGCGCCACCCGGCTGGGCGAGCTGGACAGCCGCCCCAGCCTGTTCAACCCGCTCTGGTATGCCGGCAGCTACACCATCGGCACCCTGGCCGGGCTGCGCGGCGACGGCTGGAACCTGGGCTTCGTGGTCGAAACCGAACGCCAGGTGGAAGCGCACCTGGACGAGCACCTTGTCGACCTGCCCGCGGGCGACCTGCGCAGCCGCGCGGTCATCCGGGTGATGAAGGAAGACGAAGCCCGCCACGCTGAGCACGCCGAACAGGCCGGCGCCCGCCGCCTGCCGTTCCCGATCCCGGGCGCGATGGCGCTGGCATCGAAGGTGATGAAGCACATCGCTTACCGCATTTGA
- the sugE gene encoding quaternary ammonium compound efflux SMR transporter SugE, with the protein MPWIYLLLAGLFEIGFALGMKYSEGFSKPLPTVATVVAALISLFLMSQAMKSIPVGTAYAIWTGIGAMGVAVLGIFLFNDSASPARLACVGLIVAGVIGLKLVSPN; encoded by the coding sequence ATGCCCTGGATCTACCTGCTGCTGGCCGGCCTGTTCGAAATCGGCTTCGCGCTCGGAATGAAGTACTCCGAAGGCTTCAGCAAGCCGCTGCCCACCGTCGCCACCGTGGTGGCGGCGCTGATCAGCCTGTTCCTGATGAGCCAGGCGATGAAGTCCATTCCGGTCGGCACGGCCTACGCCATCTGGACCGGTATCGGCGCCATGGGCGTGGCGGTGCTGGGCATCTTCCTGTTCAACGACAGCGCCTCGCCGGCGCGCCTGGCCTGCGTGGGCCTGATCGTGGCCGGCGTGATCGGCCTGAAGCTGGTCTCGCCGAACTAA
- the speD gene encoding adenosylmethionine decarboxylase has product MVKPLPRLRLQGFNNLTKALSFNIYDVCYARTEEERQRYIEYIDEEYNADRLTQILTDVAEIIGANILNVARQDYDPQGASVTILISEEPVIDKKQAGKELISDAVVAHMDKSHITVHTYPETHPQEGIATFRADIDVATCGVISPLKALNYLIESLESDIVIMDYRVRGFTRDVKGKKHYIDHKINSIQNFLAKNIKSRYEMFDVNVYQENIFHTKMHLKDFDLDQYLFEEKAKNLSFKERMKIEALLKREIEELFHGRNLSE; this is encoded by the coding sequence GTGGTCAAGCCGTTGCCTCGCCTGAGGCTGCAGGGTTTCAACAACCTCACCAAGGCGCTGAGCTTCAACATCTATGACGTGTGTTACGCGCGCACCGAAGAGGAGCGTCAGCGTTACATTGAATACATCGATGAAGAGTACAACGCCGACAGGCTGACTCAAATCTTGACCGATGTCGCCGAGATCATCGGCGCGAACATCCTGAACGTGGCCCGCCAGGACTACGATCCGCAGGGTGCCTCGGTGACGATCCTGATCTCCGAAGAGCCGGTGATCGACAAGAAGCAGGCCGGCAAGGAGCTGATCTCCGATGCCGTGGTCGCGCACATGGACAAGAGCCACATCACTGTCCACACCTACCCGGAGACCCATCCGCAGGAAGGTATCGCGACGTTCCGCGCTGACATCGACGTGGCCACCTGTGGCGTCATTTCGCCGCTGAAGGCCCTGAACTACCTGATCGAGAGCCTGGAATCGGACATCGTGATCATGGACTACCGCGTCCGTGGCTTCACCCGCGATGTGAAGGGCAAGAAGCACTACATCGATCACAAGATCAACTCGATCCAGAACTTCCTGGCCAAGAACATCAAGTCGCGTTACGAGATGTTCGACGTCAATGTCTACCAGGAAAACATCTTCCACACGAAGATGCACCTGAAGGACTTCGACCTGGACCAGTACCTGTTCGAGGAAAAGGCCAAGAACCTGTCGTTCAAGGAACGCATGAAGATCGAAGCGCTGCTCAAGCGCGAGATCGAAGAGCTGTTCCACGGCCGCAACCTGTCCGAGTAA
- the crp gene encoding cAMP-activated global transcriptional regulator CRP yields the protein MRRGSAPIVSTVRLASSPLALDIATIDRFLAHSHRRRYPTRTDVFRPGDPAGTLYYVISGSVSIMAEEDDDRELVLGYFGAGEFVGEMGLFVESDRREVILRTRTACELAEISYERLHQLFLGPLSADAPRLLYALGQQISKRLLDTSRKASRLAFLDVTDRIVRTLHDLAQEPESMSHPQGSQLRVSRQELARLVGCSREMAGRVLKKLQTDGLLHARGKTVVLYGTR from the coding sequence ATGCGCAGAGGGAGCGCCCCTATCGTGTCAACCGTGCGCCTAGCTAGCAGCCCATTGGCCTTGGACATCGCCACAATCGACCGCTTTCTGGCTCACAGCCACAGGCGGCGGTACCCCACCCGGACTGACGTCTTCCGCCCTGGAGACCCGGCGGGGACCCTGTATTACGTCATCAGCGGCTCGGTTTCGATCATGGCCGAGGAAGATGACGACCGCGAGCTGGTGCTGGGCTATTTCGGCGCAGGCGAGTTCGTCGGTGAGATGGGCCTGTTCGTGGAGTCGGACCGCCGCGAGGTGATCCTGCGCACGCGCACCGCCTGTGAACTGGCTGAGATCAGCTACGAGCGCCTGCACCAGCTGTTCCTGGGCCCGCTCTCGGCCGATGCCCCGCGCCTGCTGTACGCGCTGGGCCAGCAGATCTCCAAGCGCCTGCTCGATACCAGCCGCAAGGCCAGCCGCCTGGCGTTCCTGGACGTGACCGACCGCATCGTGCGCACCCTGCACGATCTGGCCCAGGAGCCGGAATCGATGAGCCACCCGCAGGGCAGCCAGCTGCGCGTCTCGCGCCAGGAACTGGCGCGCCTGGTCGGCTGCTCGCGTGAAATGGCCGGCCGCGTGCTGAAGAAGCTGCAGACCGACGGCCTGCTGCATGCCCGCGGCAAGACCGTGGTGCTGTACGGCACCCGTTGA
- a CDS encoding sulfite exporter TauE/SafE family protein: MELSSEFWWFILIGLGAQLVDGALGMAFGLVSSSVMLAMGIPPAQASAAIHTAEVFTTGASGVSHLVAGNVDKRLFFRLAIPGAVGGAVGAYGLTQLPGEVIRPLIYLYLLVLAIIILARAAGRLMPKGEVKRVPVLGFVAGFLDASGGGGWGPVATSTLLARGGQARTTIGTVNASEFVVTLTVSATFLMSMGLHHLQIVAGLLIGGMMAAPVAALLVKRLKERWVLVAVGVLVLAISLFQIGHALTGYLGR; this comes from the coding sequence ATGGAACTGAGCAGCGAGTTCTGGTGGTTCATCCTCATCGGCCTCGGCGCACAGCTGGTCGACGGCGCGCTGGGCATGGCCTTCGGCCTGGTGTCATCGTCGGTGATGCTGGCGATGGGCATCCCGCCGGCGCAGGCCAGTGCGGCCATCCACACCGCCGAAGTGTTCACCACCGGCGCCTCGGGCGTGTCGCATCTGGTCGCCGGCAATGTCGATAAACGCCTGTTCTTCCGCCTCGCCATTCCCGGCGCGGTGGGCGGTGCGGTGGGCGCCTACGGGCTGACCCAACTGCCGGGCGAAGTCATACGCCCGCTCATCTACCTCTACCTGCTGGTACTGGCCATCATCATCCTTGCGCGTGCGGCCGGGCGGCTGATGCCCAAGGGCGAGGTCAAGCGGGTGCCCGTGCTGGGCTTCGTGGCCGGCTTCCTCGATGCCAGCGGCGGCGGTGGCTGGGGCCCGGTGGCGACCTCCACCCTGCTCGCCCGGGGCGGCCAGGCACGCACCACCATCGGCACGGTGAACGCGTCCGAGTTCGTGGTGACCCTGACGGTGTCGGCCACCTTCCTGATGTCGATGGGCCTGCATCACCTGCAGATCGTGGCCGGCCTGCTGATCGGCGGCATGATGGCCGCACCGGTGGCGGCGCTGCTGGTGAAGCGGCTGAAGGAGCGCTGGGTGCTGGTGGCGGTGGGCGTGCTGGTGCTGGCCATCAGCCTGTTCCAGATCGGCCATGCGTTGACCGGGTACCTGGGGCGCTGA
- a CDS encoding haloacid dehalogenase-like hydrolase gives MTTHYPMPREDAPLVVFDFDHTLYDGDSGTHLFASLIKRNPLRMLAALLVTPIAGPLVAMLPTRRTGISVYVWIGSFGLHRARDFNKVIDAYVLRNEAQMRAKLLPQALEVFAAHRAQGDRVVVATGAPPELARAILGFVAHQDVPVIGTEVGPRLGGVGPTRHCHNEEKMRMLRERGYGQIDIAYSDSTADLPLLLAAKAPVVVNPKPGKVEFFRRVLPAGTRILNWGCVDRGGEKA, from the coding sequence ATGACAACGCACTATCCAATGCCGCGCGAGGATGCGCCGCTGGTCGTTTTCGACTTCGACCACACTCTCTACGACGGTGATTCGGGCACCCACCTGTTCGCCTCGCTGATCAAGCGCAATCCGCTGCGCATGCTGGCCGCGCTGCTGGTCACGCCGATCGCCGGGCCGCTGGTGGCGATGCTGCCGACCCGCCGTACCGGCATTTCGGTCTACGTGTGGATCGGCAGCTTCGGCCTGCACCGGGCGCGTGACTTCAACAAGGTCATCGATGCCTACGTGCTGCGCAACGAGGCGCAGATGCGCGCCAAGCTGCTGCCGCAGGCGCTGGAGGTGTTCGCCGCGCACCGGGCCCAGGGCGACCGCGTGGTGGTCGCCACCGGCGCACCGCCGGAGCTGGCCCGCGCCATCCTCGGCTTCGTGGCCCACCAGGACGTGCCGGTGATCGGCACCGAGGTCGGCCCGCGCCTGGGCGGTGTGGGCCCGACCCGCCACTGCCACAACGAAGAAAAGATGCGCATGCTGCGCGAGCGCGGCTATGGGCAGATCGACATCGCCTATTCGGACAGCACCGCCGACCTGCCGCTGCTGCTGGCGGCCAAGGCCCCGGTGGTGGTGAACCCGAAGCCGGGCAAGGTGGAGTTCTTCCGCCGAGTGCTGCCGGCCGGCACCCGCATCCTCAACTGGGGCTGCGTGGACCGCGGCGGCGAGAAGGCCTAG
- the trpC gene encoding indole-3-glycerol phosphate synthase TrpC produces the protein MSDILQTILARKAEEVAQRRAQRPLEALQAAVASAPPVRGFVRALQAAVANGDPAVIAEVKKASPSKGVIRPDFRPADIAVSYEFGGASCLSVLTDVDFFQGADAYLQQAREACTLPVLRKDFVIDAYQVYEARVLGADCILLIVAALDDTQLATLSELALSLGMDVLVEVHDIDELERALQVPAPMIGINNRNLRTFEVSLQTTLDMQKAVPRDRLLVTESGILGPQDVALMRDAGIHAFLVGEAFMRVEEPGEGLRQLFFGA, from the coding sequence ATGAGCGACATCCTGCAGACGATCCTGGCCCGCAAGGCCGAAGAAGTGGCCCAGCGCCGCGCCCAGCGCCCGCTGGAGGCGCTGCAGGCGGCCGTGGCCAGTGCCCCCCCGGTGCGCGGCTTCGTGCGCGCGCTGCAGGCGGCGGTGGCCAACGGCGACCCGGCGGTGATTGCCGAGGTGAAGAAGGCCAGCCCGTCCAAGGGCGTGATCCGCCCCGACTTCCGCCCGGCCGACATCGCCGTCAGCTACGAGTTCGGCGGCGCCAGCTGCCTGTCGGTGCTGACCGACGTGGACTTCTTCCAGGGCGCCGATGCCTACCTGCAGCAGGCCCGCGAGGCCTGCACGCTGCCGGTGCTGCGCAAGGACTTCGTGATCGACGCCTATCAGGTGTACGAGGCCCGCGTGCTGGGCGCCGACTGCATCCTGCTGATCGTGGCCGCACTGGACGACACCCAGCTGGCCACCCTGTCCGAACTGGCGCTGTCGCTGGGCATGGACGTGCTGGTGGAAGTGCATGACATCGACGAACTGGAGCGCGCCCTGCAGGTGCCGGCGCCGATGATCGGCATCAACAACCGCAACCTGCGCACCTTCGAGGTCTCGCTGCAGACCACCCTGGACATGCAGAAGGCGGTGCCGCGCGACCGCCTGCTGGTGACCGAGAGCGGCATCCTGGGCCCGCAGGACGTGGCGCTGATGCGCGACGCCGGCATCCATGCGTTCCTGGTGGGTGAGGCCTTCATGCGCGTGGAAGAACCGGGCGAGGGCCTGCGTCAGCTATTCTTCGGGGCATGA
- the trpD gene encoding anthranilate phosphoribosyltransferase — translation MSFSPQEALQRTIEHREIFFDEMVDLMRQIMRGDVSPMMTAAILTGLRVKKETIDEIAAAATVMREFALAVPVADTTHLVDIVGTGGDGSHTFNISTCAMFVAAAAGARVAKHGNRSVSSKSGSADAVEALGAAIELQPAQVAAAIEQTGIGFMFAPIHHPSMKVVAPVRREMGVRTIFNILGPLTNPASAPSVLMGVFHPDLVGIQARVLRELGTERAMVVWGRDNMDEISLGAGTLVGELRDGKVREYEIHPEDFGIAMSASRNLRVDSPEQSIQMLRAVLDNQAGPALDIVALNAGAALYVAGVASDIGDGLARARAAIANGSARQRLQQYVDTTRALVA, via the coding sequence ATGAGCTTCTCCCCCCAGGAAGCCCTGCAACGCACCATCGAACACCGCGAAATCTTCTTCGACGAAATGGTCGACCTGATGCGGCAGATCATGCGCGGCGATGTTTCGCCGATGATGACCGCCGCCATCCTCACCGGCCTGCGGGTGAAGAAGGAAACCATCGACGAGATCGCTGCGGCCGCCACGGTCATGCGCGAATTCGCGCTGGCGGTGCCGGTGGCCGATACCACCCACCTGGTCGACATCGTCGGCACCGGTGGCGACGGCTCGCACACCTTCAACATTTCCACCTGCGCGATGTTCGTCGCCGCCGCCGCCGGTGCGCGCGTGGCCAAGCACGGCAACCGCAGCGTGTCGTCCAAGTCCGGCAGCGCCGATGCGGTGGAAGCGCTGGGCGCGGCCATCGAGCTGCAGCCGGCACAGGTCGCTGCGGCCATCGAACAGACCGGCATCGGCTTCATGTTCGCGCCGATCCACCATCCGTCGATGAAGGTCGTCGCACCGGTCCGCCGCGAGATGGGCGTGCGCACCATCTTCAACATCCTCGGCCCGCTGACCAACCCGGCCAGCGCACCGTCGGTGCTGATGGGCGTGTTCCATCCCGATCTGGTGGGCATCCAGGCGCGCGTGCTGCGCGAGCTGGGCACCGAGCGCGCGATGGTGGTCTGGGGCCGCGACAACATGGACGAGATCTCGCTGGGCGCCGGCACCCTGGTGGGCGAGCTGCGCGACGGCAAGGTGCGCGAATACGAGATCCACCCCGAAGACTTCGGCATTGCCATGTCGGCCAGCCGCAACCTGCGCGTGGACAGCCCGGAGCAGTCGATCCAGATGCTGCGCGCGGTGCTGGACAACCAGGCCGGCCCGGCGCTGGACATCGTCGCGCTCAATGCCGGCGCGGCGCTGTACGTGGCCGGCGTGGCCAGCGACATCGGCGACGGCCTGGCCCGTGCCCGTGCCGCCATTGCCAACGGCAGCGCCCGCCAGCGCCTGCAGCAGTACGTTGATACCACCCGCGCGCTGGTTGCCTGA
- a CDS encoding aminodeoxychorismate/anthranilate synthase component II, with translation MLWMIDNYDSFTYNLVQYLQTLGAEVKVVRNDAMSVDEIAAQKPERIVISPGPCTPNEAGVSLELIQRLGPTTPILGVCLGHQSIGQVYGGTVIRAGNIMHGKTSPIRHEGKGVFAGLPDRYQATRYHSLVVDKTSLPDALEVTAWTENEDGSIEEIMGLRHRQFPVEGVQFHPESILTEHGHALLRNFLQRPAA, from the coding sequence ATGTTGTGGATGATCGACAACTACGACAGCTTCACCTACAACCTCGTGCAGTACCTGCAGACGCTGGGCGCCGAGGTCAAGGTGGTGCGCAACGATGCGATGAGCGTGGACGAGATCGCCGCGCAGAAACCCGAGCGCATCGTCATTTCGCCCGGCCCATGCACGCCCAATGAAGCAGGCGTGTCGCTGGAGCTGATCCAGCGGCTGGGCCCGACCACGCCGATCCTCGGCGTGTGCCTGGGCCACCAGAGCATCGGCCAGGTCTACGGCGGCACGGTCATCCGCGCCGGCAACATCATGCACGGCAAGACCTCGCCCATCCGCCATGAAGGCAAGGGCGTGTTCGCCGGCCTGCCGGACCGCTACCAGGCCACCCGCTACCACTCGCTGGTGGTGGACAAGACCAGCTTGCCCGACGCGCTGGAAGTAACCGCCTGGACCGAGAACGAGGACGGCTCGATCGAAGAGATCATGGGCCTGCGCCATCGCCAGTTCCCGGTGGAAGGCGTGCAGTTCCACCCCGAATCCATCCTCACCGAACACGGCCACGCCCTGCTGCGCAATTTCCTGCAGCGCCCGGCGGCCTGA
- a CDS encoding SIMPL domain-containing protein has product MKLLSALLWSSLLATMAPSAWAQANTLPSQPHLLVKGQGTRTVMPDRFGLQLNIEETDMDADAARRRVQDNVARVLALFKQNKAVEGSVRADNLRIGPATRYEQSRQVFIGTRVSRQLRASFASVKAMQDVLGALKANENVQVSSMAPTYSGEVALRRELKGEAAASTRESAQGLAKAYGTSVRGLYSISDVAPSFAYGVQAGNWPRADDMITPPAPPAPQDSIEATGSRLRESVEAGPITYTENVYAIFLISDGT; this is encoded by the coding sequence ATGAAGCTGCTGAGCGCATTGCTGTGGTCGTCGCTGCTGGCCACGATGGCCCCGTCTGCATGGGCGCAGGCCAACACCCTTCCCTCGCAGCCGCATCTGCTGGTGAAGGGGCAGGGCACCCGCACGGTGATGCCGGACCGGTTCGGCCTGCAGTTGAACATTGAAGAGACCGACATGGATGCCGATGCGGCGCGCCGCCGCGTGCAGGACAACGTTGCCCGCGTGCTGGCGCTGTTCAAGCAGAACAAGGCGGTGGAGGGCAGCGTGCGTGCGGACAACCTGCGGATCGGCCCAGCGACGCGTTATGAGCAGAGCCGGCAGGTCTTCATCGGCACCCGCGTGTCGCGCCAGCTGCGTGCCAGCTTCGCCAGCGTGAAGGCGATGCAGGACGTGCTGGGCGCGCTGAAGGCCAACGAGAACGTACAGGTCAGCAGCATGGCCCCGACCTACTCGGGTGAAGTGGCGCTGCGCCGCGAACTCAAGGGTGAGGCGGCGGCCAGTACCCGCGAGTCCGCGCAGGGCCTGGCCAAGGCCTATGGAACGAGCGTGCGCGGCCTGTACAGCATTTCCGATGTGGCGCCGAGCTTTGCCTACGGCGTGCAGGCTGGCAATTGGCCTCGCGCCGACGACATGATCACTCCGCCCGCGCCGCCCGCGCCGCAGGACAGCATCGAGGCCACGGGCTCCCGCCTGCGCGAGTCGGTCGAAGCCGGCCCCATCACCTACACCGAAAACGTGTACGCCATTTTCCTGATAAGCGACGGAACCTGA
- the trpE gene encoding anthranilate synthase component I: MNSLAQFQQQAAEGHTHIPVVREVLSDLDTPLSVYLKLADGPNTYLFESVEGGERFGRYSIIGLPARRVYAFHGHTLTVREDGQVVETREVADPFAEVEALRSAHSVPKLDGLPGFTGGLVGWFGFECIGYIEPRLAPPAGRDELGTPDILLLDSNELAVFDNLKGRLYLIVHADPRVEGAFDQAQARLDALTAKLRAPGAGYPAPLTSDVLDESDFISGFTREGFVDAVQRSKEYIRAGDIFQVVLSQRLSVPFKARPVDVYRALRALNPSPYMYFLDVGDLQVVGSSPEILVRLQHTDDGVGEVTVRPIAGTRPRGATPELDQALEAELLADPKERAEHLMLIDLGRNDAGRVSKAGTVEVGEQFVIERYSHVMHIVSEVTGQLQPGLSYADVLRATFPAGTVSGAPKIRALEVIRELEPIKRNVYAGSIGYIGWHGDADTAIAIRTAVIKDGRLYVQAGAGIVYDSDPDKEWDETMNKGRALFRAVAQAAKGL; the protein is encoded by the coding sequence TTGAATTCGCTCGCTCAGTTTCAGCAGCAGGCCGCTGAAGGCCACACCCATATCCCCGTCGTCCGTGAAGTGCTGTCCGACCTGGACACGCCGCTTTCGGTCTATCTGAAGCTCGCCGACGGCCCCAATACCTACCTGTTTGAATCCGTCGAAGGCGGCGAGCGCTTTGGTCGTTACTCGATCATCGGCCTGCCGGCACGTCGCGTGTATGCCTTCCACGGCCACACCCTGACCGTGCGTGAAGACGGCCAGGTGGTGGAAACCCGCGAAGTGGCCGATCCTTTCGCCGAGGTCGAGGCGCTGCGCAGCGCCCACTCGGTGCCGAAGCTGGACGGCCTGCCAGGCTTCACCGGTGGCCTGGTCGGCTGGTTCGGCTTCGAGTGCATCGGCTACATCGAACCGCGCCTGGCCCCGCCGGCCGGCCGCGACGAGCTGGGCACGCCGGACATCCTGCTGCTGGATTCCAACGAGCTGGCGGTGTTCGACAACCTCAAGGGCCGCCTGTACCTGATCGTGCATGCCGACCCGCGGGTCGAGGGTGCGTTCGACCAGGCCCAGGCCCGCCTGGATGCCCTGACCGCCAAGCTGCGTGCGCCGGGTGCGGGCTATCCCGCGCCGCTGACCAGCGACGTGCTGGACGAATCCGATTTCATCTCCGGCTTCACCCGCGAAGGCTTCGTCGATGCGGTCCAGCGCAGCAAGGAATACATCCGCGCCGGCGACATCTTCCAGGTGGTGCTGAGCCAGCGCCTGAGCGTGCCGTTCAAGGCGCGCCCGGTGGATGTGTACCGCGCGCTGCGTGCGCTGAACCCGTCGCCGTACATGTATTTCCTCGATGTCGGCGACCTGCAGGTGGTCGGCTCGTCGCCGGAAATCCTGGTGCGCCTGCAACATACTGATGACGGCGTGGGCGAAGTCACCGTGCGCCCGATCGCCGGTACCCGTCCGCGTGGCGCCACGCCCGAGCTGGACCAGGCGCTGGAAGCCGAGCTGCTGGCCGATCCGAAGGAACGCGCCGAGCACCTGATGCTGATCGACCTCGGCCGCAACGATGCCGGCCGCGTGTCCAAGGCCGGCACCGTGGAAGTGGGCGAGCAGTTCGTGATCGAGCGCTACAGCCACGTCATGCACATCGTCAGCGAAGTGACCGGGCAGCTGCAGCCGGGCCTGAGCTACGCCGACGTCCTGCGCGCCACGTTCCCGGCCGGTACGGTCAGCGGCGCGCCGAAGATCCGCGCGCTGGAAGTGATCCGCGAGCTGGAGCCGATCAAGCGGAATGTCTACGCCGGCAGCATCGGCTACATCGGCTGGCACGGCGATGCCGATACCGCCATCGCCATCCGCACCGCCGTCATCAAGGATGGCCGCTTGTACGTGCAGGCCGGCGCCGGCATCGTCTACGACTCGGACCCGGACAAGGAATGGGACGAGACGATGAACAAGGGCCGCGCACTGTTCCGCGCCGTCGCCCAGGCTGCCAAGGGCCTGTAA